Proteins found in one Homalodisca vitripennis isolate AUS2020 unplaced genomic scaffold, UT_GWSS_2.1 ScUCBcl_48;HRSCAF=789, whole genome shotgun sequence genomic segment:
- the LOC124370218 gene encoding jerky protein homolog-like, whose amino-acid sequence MLPTKSLALKQEKAAAGYKKSKDRVTVLACSNATGTHKLKLALIGKARKPRAFKNIKMNGDHFDLPVFYRHQSNAWMSESIFNEWFHKQFVPEIKKHLKSQNLPMKALLILDNATTHPAVDVIQDGEIKAMFLPPNVTSLCQPMDQGVLVTLKKLYRKKLLSCLIQALDEGVELVDKLKKIDMLDVVGWISQAWDELNPLTLVRSWRKLLDHQGNEFNEEIKDDELATLMEKNPRL is encoded by the coding sequence ATGCTCCCAACAAAAAGTTTGGCTCTCAAACAAGAGAAAGCTGCAGCaggatataaaaaaagtaaggaCAGAGTTACTGTGTTGGCTTGCAGTAACGCAACAGgaactcataaattaaaattggctctGATAGGAAAGGCCAGGAAACCTAGagccttcaaaaatattaaaatgaatggtGACCATTTTGACCTCCCCGTTTTTTACAGACACCAATCAAATGCTTGGATGTCAGAGAGCATTTTTAACGAATGGTTTCACAAACAGTTTGTGCCCGAAATTAAGAAGCATCTAAAGTCCCAGAACCTTCCAATGAAAGCACTCTTGATCCTCGACAACGCAACAACGCACCCGGCTGTAGATGTCATTCAAGACGGAGAAATTAAAGCTATGTTCTTGCCCCCTAACGTAACCTCCCTTTGCCAGCCTATGGACCAAGGAGTTTTGGTAACGCTTAAGAAGTTGTATAGGAAGAAACTCCTTTCATGTCTCATTCAAGCCCTAGATGAAGGAGTCGAATTAgtggataagttaaaaaaaattgatatgctGGATGTTGTTGGCTGGATTTCCCAGGCATGGGATGAACTCAATCCCCTAACGCTCGTGCGTTCTTGGAGGAAGCTCTTGGACCACCAGGGAAATGAGTTCAACGAAGAAATTAAAGATGACGAGCTAGCCACTTTAATGGAAAAAAATCCCAGGTTGTGA